Proteins from a genomic interval of Paenibacillus lentus:
- a CDS encoding SPFH domain-containing protein: protein MDLVIIAVIIIVVFMFISLTVKIVPQQRVGVVERLGKFHRLLTPGLNILIPVIDKVRINHDLRIQQANVPPQTVITKDNVQVQIDTIIFYQVVGPEQATYGISDYVYGVRNITTATMRQIIGKMELDETLSGREKISSDIRIALDEATEKWGVRIERVEVIDIKPPLDIQDAMDKQMKAERNKRAIVLEAEAAKQDMILRAEGDKQSKILKAEGDKEARIREAEGLRQAQELEALGEAKAIEAVAEAEKARIQLLREAGLDEQVLAYRSFEALTEVSKGPANKVFIPSNAIETLGSIGAIGEMFKSKEGKK from the coding sequence ATGGATTTAGTGATTATTGCTGTTATCATCATTGTTGTGTTTATGTTCATTTCGCTTACAGTTAAAATTGTGCCTCAGCAGCGGGTTGGAGTTGTGGAGCGGCTTGGTAAGTTTCACCGCCTGCTAACGCCGGGTCTGAACATTTTGATCCCGGTGATCGACAAGGTTCGTATAAACCACGACCTACGGATTCAACAGGCCAATGTTCCACCACAAACCGTTATTACCAAGGATAACGTACAAGTTCAAATCGATACGATCATTTTCTATCAGGTCGTAGGGCCGGAGCAAGCAACATACGGCATTTCCGATTACGTGTACGGTGTTCGCAACATTACAACGGCAACGATGCGTCAAATCATCGGGAAGATGGAGCTTGATGAGACGTTGTCCGGACGGGAGAAAATATCTTCGGACATCCGGATTGCACTCGATGAAGCAACCGAGAAGTGGGGCGTGCGGATCGAGCGTGTCGAGGTTATCGACATTAAGCCGCCGCTGGACATCCAGGATGCGATGGATAAGCAAATGAAGGCGGAGCGTAACAAGCGTGCGATCGTTCTTGAAGCCGAAGCGGCGAAGCAGGATATGATTCTTCGCGCTGAAGGGGATAAGCAAAGTAAGATTCTCAAAGCCGAGGGTGACAAGGAAGCTCGTATCCGTGAAGCGGAAGGTCTGCGTCAAGCCCAGGAGCTGGAGGCGCTTGGGGAAGCTAAGGCGATTGAAGCGGTTGCCGAGGCGGAGAAGGCTAGAATCCAGCTGCTTCGCGAGGCTGGTCTGGATGAGCAGGTGCTCGCTTACCGTTCCTTCGAGGCGTTGACCGAGGTATCCAAGGGACCTGCGAACAAAGTGTTCATCCCATCCAATGC